Proteins encoded by one window of Ulvibacter sp. MAR_2010_11:
- a CDS encoding nodulation protein NoeA produces the protein MTRKNNSTHQASFRDPSGYMFHDGDTLRRVINPIYFPQYNKLKESGFFKALIANELLISHEETSVAEDKIVITPEKIPFITNPYEWSFDQFKHAALHTLKIQKFALSKGFILKDASAYNVTFHKGKPIFIDTLSFDFYEEGTPWRAYKQFITHFFGPLVLAKYHGTEVFKMLQTHIDGIPVKLIASMLPGKSKLSSTLYTNIHLLAKMESKHSEDYKAETKVAKLSKKAQSNILENLFDFIKKLEIKEASEWGDYYTKTNYENAAFEAKKELIKSWVQPLEPKTLIDVGGNDGTFARTVLDKVSHVIVTDIDSNAVDFNYKQIQQNKETNMLPFVCDVLQPAPGIGFNNTERNSLIERLQEYAPDVTMALALIHHITLSGNIPFEKSAEFFAKFSKHLIIEFPTREDSWAESLLVRKREFINHFDFYNETQFEAGYKKHFQLVKKEAVAGTKRILYLFKAM, from the coding sequence ATGACGAGAAAAAATAATTCGACACACCAAGCTTCATTTAGAGACCCTTCGGGCTATATGTTTCACGATGGAGATACCCTGAGAAGGGTGATAAATCCCATCTATTTTCCGCAGTATAACAAACTGAAAGAAAGCGGTTTTTTCAAGGCATTAATCGCTAATGAGTTGCTTATTTCTCATGAAGAAACCTCAGTTGCCGAAGATAAAATTGTAATCACTCCCGAAAAAATTCCGTTTATCACCAATCCGTATGAGTGGAGTTTCGACCAGTTCAAACACGCAGCCTTACACACCTTAAAAATTCAAAAATTCGCCTTGTCTAAAGGTTTTATTCTGAAGGATGCTTCGGCATATAACGTGACGTTTCACAAAGGGAAACCTATTTTTATCGACACCCTTTCTTTCGATTTTTATGAAGAAGGAACACCATGGAGAGCTTACAAACAGTTTATTACACACTTTTTTGGACCGTTGGTCCTGGCAAAATACCATGGCACCGAAGTTTTTAAAATGCTACAGACCCACATTGACGGGATTCCTGTAAAGTTGATTGCTTCCATGCTGCCGGGGAAATCGAAACTAAGTTCTACATTGTACACCAATATTCACCTGTTGGCGAAGATGGAAAGTAAGCACAGCGAAGATTATAAAGCCGAAACCAAGGTTGCAAAACTTTCAAAAAAGGCCCAAAGTAATATTCTTGAAAATCTGTTCGATTTTATCAAGAAACTGGAAATCAAGGAAGCCTCCGAATGGGGTGATTATTACACAAAAACCAATTACGAAAATGCGGCTTTTGAAGCCAAAAAGGAGCTTATAAAGAGCTGGGTACAACCGCTTGAGCCAAAGACGTTAATAGATGTTGGCGGGAATGACGGAACCTTCGCAAGAACGGTATTGGACAAAGTATCTCACGTAATTGTGACCGATATAGACAGCAATGCGGTAGATTTCAACTACAAACAAATTCAGCAGAACAAGGAGACCAATATGTTGCCGTTTGTGTGCGATGTCTTACAACCCGCACCGGGAATTGGCTTTAACAATACGGAGCGTAATTCGCTTATTGAACGCCTCCAGGAATATGCACCCGATGTGACCATGGCCTTGGCGTTGATACACCACATCACTCTATCGGGGAACATTCCCTTTGAGAAGTCGGCCGAGTTCTTTGCAAAATTTTCGAAGCATTTAATTATTGAATTTCCAACTAGGGAAGATTCCTGGGCGGAATCGTTGTTGGTGCGTAAACGCGAGTTTATAAATCATTTCGATTTTTATAATGAAACTCAATTTGAGGCAGGATATAAAAAGCACTTCCAGCTTGTGAAAAAAGAGGCCGTGGCCGGAACAAAACGCATCCTCTATTTGTTTAAAGCTATGTAA